The DNA sequence tatatttatatatctgcACACCGCTCCCATCCTCCTCCAATAAACTATGTTTAGAGGTTTAAATCTGGGCCGTGCAGCATATGTGTGTTATAGGTGGTTGTAATGCTCTGAGTCTTAATTTGATACCCATGTCTGAAAATGCtgtactgaacaaaattataaacacaacatgcaacaatttttaaGATTTGACTGACTTACTgttaatataaggaaatcagtcaattgaaatacatgaattaggccctaatctatggatttcacatgactgggcaggggtgcagccaggCTCACCCacaatgagttttcccccacaaaagggctttattacagacataaatactcctcagcatcCCCCCTGAACCTCcacagatgatcccgcaggtgaagaagcctgatgtgtagcttctgggctggcatggttacacgtggtctgcgattgtgaggccggttggacgtactgccaaattttctaaaactaTGTTTatttcaattctctggcaacagctctggtggacattcctgcagtcagcatgccaattgcacgctccctcaaaacttgagatatcagtggcattgtgttgtgtgacaaaactgcacattttaaagtggccttttattgtccccagcacaaggtgcacctgtgtaataattaTGGAGTTGAATCAGCTTCATGagatgccacatctgtcaggtggatgtattatcttggcaaaggataaattctcactaacaggaatgtaaatacatttttccccgacatttgagagaaataagctttttgtgcgtatggaaaatgtgttggatttttttttcagctcatgaaccatgggaccaacactttacatgttgcgtttatatttttgttcagtgtatatttccaGTTCCAATCATAAAACATGTCAGAGGAATAACAGGTTTGTGTTAACCCTGTCTCAACCTTGTGAGTGCAGCTGTCCATATGTGCATTCAACAGTGGTAAATCTCAGATGACATTTTGCCCACTgagcacagacatcagttcaactaCGACTTGTGAACTcgatgtgaaatcaacaaaacatttcaccatgtcattggattaaGGTTAAAAGATGGGTGAAAAAAAGACTAAATGCCCTTACGGTGatgattttttttgcaaaaccAATTAGTttcccacgttgattcaacgtcctCACATTGATTTTTGGGATTAAAAGGACTTGGATATaatattgattcaaccagttttttccCAGTGGATGTTCTTTACTACTTTTGGAtagaggtagtgcactatatggagaATAGGCTTTGGCCAAAAGTGAGATGGAGAATGAGATGTCAGAGGACTCTAgccaaaagtagagcactatatagaaTAGGGTGTGATTTAAGACACAGCCAATGAATTCTGTGGACAGTGCTGCCCAGTGCCACCCTACTGCATGGCAGTCTAGCAAAAGACTGAGACTAAACAGAGCTTGGTAACAAAACAGACCACAACCCTCTGGGCCAAAACACGGGTCTGTCCAGAAGACTAGATCTATTTTTATGATCCTCAACACAGCACTTCAGTTACAAAGGACATGACAGCAGTATCCTTGAGATGTCCAAGGCTGCTTATAGCTTATGTATTCACAGTGTGACAGAAACTGTTCCAAACCTATTCAGAGCACCAGGGCATCTTGAATTATTCAACTAGATATAGTGTTGGGCTCTTTCTTTCtcgtctctcgctctcgctctctctctctctctctctctctctgcctatatttctctctctggctctttccCTCAATATACCATTCGCAAGGTCAGTGAGTGCAGAAGGCAGGGCTACTGTTCTGTCGCCAGTTTGTCCTCAGAGCAGCCTGCTGGGATAGAGCGCTGGAGAAGTTGAGACGCCGCTGTGGCAGGGAGCTTCTTTGCTTGTGTGTGAGCGTTAAGTTGAATGCACTGGAAAGCAGAGATACGTGCGAGGCTGACTTGTGCGGACGACAAAAACGCGCGGAGAAAGACACGTTCACATTCTCTCGCCAATCACTCTGTGAGTTTGTGAGTGCATGCGCTGAACAGTAGAAGCGACGTTTGACGTCTGTAccgggaaagaagagaggagaggcgatcTGGGAGCGCGCAATTCTTTTTTAACTCATCTATTTTAACgtgtctttttttttaaactcattcTCGGGAGGGCTCAGGGGTTGGGCTCCGCGGCGGATACACACAGAGCAATGACTGGACTGGCATACGCTCTCAACAATCTACCGGCTTTCTCTAATATCTCCGGGTAGCGGATAATATCCTTACCATCTCCCGAGTGTACTGACAAATAAAGACCCAATTGTTGACTGGTATTGACTTTAAAATGTCTTGAGACAAGAGATCTTACAGAGAAAATGACAGTAAGTATTGGTGCTGCGTTTGTTGTTATGACTATTCAACCCATAGGCTGGGCTATTTGCGTTACCTTAATTTAGGTCTTCTATAGGTCATCGGTCATACTAGATTTATTTAGAATAGGATGTTTTCTGTCATTCAGACATTTTAATATAGGGCGTTTGCAGGTTAGTAGACTATCATTAGTACAGTCGGTGCTTGAGCTGGTTTACTATAGGATATAGTCTTATTCAATAGCCTATATCAGCCTAACCATGGAGGGGTAAACATTGTTTATTGATATGTAGTGCAGTGTGGTCTATTGATAGGAAACCTGTCGTCAGTGTGGACTCGTTATTTTGGTTGTCATCTGCGTTGTTAAATTGGATGGTACTGTCACCGCTGTTGCCGGGGGATATGAGATTTTCCCGTTACTTTTTTTGGGAACATTACATCATTTGAGGATGAATGACTCTGCAGATGGCTATTTCCGCTCTATCTGTTTATGAAGTTGATACAGTATTTACATGCATTAAAGGCTTGTATTAATTGGCATCGAACACACTTTACCACAGCGGGTAGGCTATTGCTCAGAGCAGAGGTTTGGGTAACCTAAATGACACCGTGAGGCATGGGCGTTAAATGTAATGACCATTTAGCCTAATAAGCAAGTGCAAACTGGTTTTGTAGCTCATTCAAAAGTACATTAAAACGACAGGGGTTTATTATTGTGGCCAGTGTCCCCTCCAAGACACGAATTAAACCCAAAACACCCGCCTTGCTGTCGGGGTGGGGTTCCGCGCAGCTGTCAATTTGCATGTATTGTACGGCCAAATCCACCCAGTGTAGGCTACGAGGTTAATCGGAGAGAGGATGAACCAAAGCGGGGCCCACCGCTCCCCCGCCCGGATGTCTTGACGGGATTTTTCTCCTTCTGAATCACTTTAAATAATAAGGCTACACATTTTACACGGACTCAAATGAACCGACGCCAAACATTGTATTAATATGATAATACAGGAGCTGGAAGCGTCACTTTAATTCCGACGTGTTTGATAGGCCTAGAGCTGTTCTATTCTTTTTAGAATTATACAGGCTACGCTACACTCATTCCCACCAATTGAGCCGTTGCCCTTTTAACGACTCGCAGGTTGAGATTTAAAACGGATTCCCACGGCTTCACCACTATAGGCTAAAGTGGTAGCCTACTTTAATGGCTGGAGCTAAAGGAAACACGCCATGATCCCTTATCTAGCTTCTTAGTTATAATGTACAGAGTAGGCTAATATAATCGTTTTTGAATAATCTTGGAATGGCAGGCAGACTTTCGAATAAAAGCAACCGGATGGATCATTGTAGCCACATTGTAACGAACGCGCACCACTCTTTAAACGCCTGCGCATGGATTCGTGACCTCGTGTAGGCGATGTGTCACATGTAGCCTACACAACATTCTGATCTCGAATCTTAATCATAAACGTGACTGGACTCGGGGATATGGGGCGAGGTGCAGGATGCGCGCATATGTCCCCCCGCCTAGATGTCAACTAGCCCACTACGACATTGACACGAGGTGCAAGCTATCAATCGGTGTGTCAACCCCCTTTTCAGATGTTGTCCTTGTTAAAATAGTCCACATTCACAATATAAAATCAATGTAACGAAACATTCCCATTTTGCAGAGAGTGTGAGTTACAGTGAGCCACTATTGCCAACAGCTCGACTGTTGCCAGCCTGACCCCCCCTCCAGATTATACTGGTTTGTCTGGGTCTGGGAGAAGAAATGAAATAGAAGTCCCGGTGGATGTAGGGAGGGGGTGTCAGAAAGGATTAGAACAATCTATCAAACATGGATCTTTACTATAAAGAGATTGTATGGTTGTTGCCTAGAATGAGCAAAGAATTATAAAGATACTGAAATAGTTTTTAAATCCAAGTCTTTGGATGGAACAATGGTCCACGTTCCATAAAAAAAAAGGTTCATTAGGTCTGAATGAAGTTGTGTTCTGTATAGTTACACTGCGTCAATAAATTGAACCTCTCTAAGGAGTTGAGTCACAGTTTTGAATTCAACTGGCGACTAACATCAGTGATGACACAGACATAAAGTTAGGTGTGCTGTGTATAGATTAGGTGCTGGTATCATTTAATCTGCAGGTCTGCTTATAAACTGCATATTAACCGTTATTACATAGTTATAAGCAGACCTTAAATATTAACTAGTGGATACcatgtttatgtctctgtgtccagtatgaaggaagttaagaGGTCGTTTCCccagccaatgctaactagcgttagcgcaattcttggaagtctatgggtatctactagcatgctaagtatccctttaagataaGTCTTACCGAATGTGGTTGGTGGAAAAAAGGGTTACTGTTGAGGTGCTTGTCTCTGTTGGTGGTTGTACTGATTGTTTTTAATGTCAGGGTTTGCCATTTTTGTATTCAAATGTATTGCAATCATTTAATCAACACTTTGTGAACTCCATTCTTTGGTGTATTTCAAAATGAACAGGCCACAAGAAAAATGAAGGACAATAAACACCATCAATCAATCAGTCTTAGTGTGTTGGATGCATAACAATTCGTTTTTTCCAGTTGTGACTTTGAATAAATTGCTGCTGCTTGTTTTTCATTAACTTTTAAAAGTGATGCCAGGCGCTGTGTTAATGCAGCCGCTGAAAATAAGAGGTGAAAACACCCAAAGAGGTTCAGGTCACGCTGAGATTTGTGGAGGCCCATAAACAAGGTGGGCATTTTCATTAAGTTGGTAATCAATCAGACAGTGATTACTCTGGCactggacaacaacaacaacacacactgtgGCCTCACACTGCAGACAGTCAAGGTTAGACAGCCACCCTGGACTCATCCGTTTAAGTCACTCACAGCCACTGCAATGCATGTTATATATAAAGCCATGGCAGTGGCATTCACCTCGGGACGATTGGAGAAAGATATTGGTATTCCTCACATTGACCATTATTGTTGGGAAGACTTTGCCAAAGACACAGATAAGGAAATACATTGTGacagcatctgcctctgattaaCAATCGGAAATGGGAAACTATGTGATACGTGTGATGATAGGAGAaatcactgctctctctctctctctctctggctcagctGTTACAATGCAAACCTCAGATATGAACAAACAGGAGGAGAGAGTcagtctgagaggagaggagagattgggtctgggaggagaggagagtgggtctgggaggagagagtgggtctgggaggagagagagtgtgtctgggAGGAGATAGTGGGtctgggatgagaggagaggttgtctcagggaggagaggagatagtgtATCTGGGAGGAGAGTAGAAGTTGTCTCAGAGAGGAGAGATTGTGTccgggaggagagaagagagtgtatctgggaggagaggagaggttgtctCAGGGAGGAGAGATTGTGAccaggaggtgaggagaggttgTCTCAGGGAGTAGAGGTTGtctcagggaggagaggagaggagcagttgtctcagggaggagaggagaggttttctcagagaggagagggtgtgtctgggaggagaggagaggttgtctcagagaggagagaatgtgTCTGGGAGGAGAGGTTGTctcagggaggagaagagaagagagtgtgtctgggaggagaggagaggttgtctcagggaggaaaagagaagagagagtgtgtCTGGGAGGAGAGATTGTctaagggaggagaagagaagagtgagtgtgtctgggaggagaggagaggttgtctCAGGGAGGATAAGAGAAGGGAGAGTGTGtttgggaggagaggggaggttgtctcggagaggagaggagagagtgtgcctgggaggagaggagaggttgtctcagggaggataggagaggttgtctcagggaagagaggagaggttgtctcagagaggagagattgtgtcctggaggagaggttgtctcagggaggagaggagagagtgtatctgggaggagaggagaggttgtctcagggagaagaggagagagtgtatctgggaggagaggagaggttgtctCAAGGAGGAGAGATTGTGTCCGGGAGGAGAGGTTGTctcagggaggggaggagaggttgtctcagggaggagaggagaggatgtctcagggaggagaggagagagtgtgtctgggaggagaggagaggttgtctCAGGGAGGACAAGAGAAAAGAGAGTGtgtctgggaggagaggagaggttgcctcagggaggagaggagaggttgtctcagggaggagaggagaggttgtctcagggaggagaggagagattttctcagagaggagagtgtgtctgggagtagaggagaggttgtctcagggaggagaagagaagagagtgtgtctgggaggagaggagaggttgtctcagggaggataagagaggagaggagaggaggagaggttgtctcagagaggagagagtgttcctgagatgagaggagaggttgtctcggggaggagaggaaaggatgtctcaaggaggataggagaggttgtctcagggaggagaggagaggttgtctcagggaggagaggagacgttgtctcagggaggagaggagaggttgtctcagggaggagaggagagagtgtgtctgGGAGGAGAGGTTGtctcagggaggagaggagaggttgtctcagggaggagaggagaggttgtctcaggaaggagaggagaggttgtctcagggaggagaggagagagtgtgtctgGGAGGAGAGGTTgtctcagagaggagagagtgtgtctgGGAGGAGAGGTTGTCTCAAAGAAGAGAGATTGTGTCTGGGAGGAGAGGTTGtctcagggaggagaggagagagtgtgtctgGGAGGAGAGGTTgtctcagagaggagagagtgtgtctgGGAGGAGAGGTTgtctcagagaggagagagtgtgtctgGGAAGAGAGGTTGTCtctgggaggagagaagaggatgtctcaaggaggataggagaggttgtctcagggaggagaggagtggttgtctcagagaggagaggagaggagagagtgtgtctgCGAGGAGAGTAGAAAGTGCGTCAGAGAGGGACTGAAACGGTGCCAAGGAAATTAATGTAGAGGAAGGAAGTTCTACCGGGGCAGGAAGTGTTCTGTGGTTGTTGGTCTCAAACCACAACAGTAATCTCTGTATGCACACTTCCCTAAATTCTCTGTTtgtgtccctctcttcctctccctctctctttcaaccTCTATCTTTATCTCAATATCATCATTTCTCTTTCCAACCACATTGTTTCTTACCTCTATTTATATCTCTttttctccattcctcctctctcccacctttctctccatccctgtttctctctccactGCAGGACTACCGGGAGGATGGCATGGACTTGGGGAGCGACGCCTCCAGTCGCTCCAGCTCCGAGTCCAACTCCAACAAGGTGACACCCTGTTCTCCCTCCTTAGACCTGGCATGCCTGGAGGACTACAAGTCCTCCCCATCCCTGGAACTGGCAACCTTAGAAGGGGACTACaaatcctctccctccctggatcTGGCAACCCTGGAGGATGAGGACTATGAGGAGGATGAGGACTACCAGGAGTACAAGAAGAAGGTGATTGAGGAGTGGAAGAGCGAGTACGGGGACGACTACAGCTCCCAGCAGGCCCCTGGCCAGGAGGAGGGTGGGGTTGTGGTAGGTGCGCCAGGCGGAGGCTTCAGGAAGCCAGTGAACAGCCGCAGCCTGGCCGAGGAGTTCCAGGATGTGAAGCCTCCACCCCTTCCTGCTCACAGTGGACACACAGCCACCTTCGCTGCTGCCGTGCCTGAGGAACTGAAACAGAATGGCAACCTGATCCTGCCCCACTCCCCTACCAGGCCAGTACCCAGGGGCACGGGGGCCACCAAGCCCAGCCACAGGCGCTCCAGCCGGGTCAGAGGCGGAGTTGGAGGAGGGGgtgttggtggaggaggaggaataggaggacggatggggggatacagagaggaggagattgTGGAGGAAGAGTCCCTGCCCACCATGGACTGGGCAGCTCTGGAGAGACACCTGGCGGGGctgcagagcagagagcaggagAACCAGAACCTCAATCACAACCACAGCCTGGGAAAGACCGCCTACACCTCAGTGAGTGGAGACGTTTGTCCGTGTGTATGcaggcatgtctgtgtgtgtttgcgatTTCTGAGACTTGGTGTTGGATGGTGTAGGATGAAGCATGGAAGCGTGTCAGTTGTGAGGATGTCAATCATGGTGGTGGATGGTGTAGGATGAAGCATGGAAGTGTGTCAGTTGTGAGGATGTCAGTCATGGTGGTGGATGGTGTAGGATGAAGCATGGAAGCGTGTCAGTTGTGAGGATGTCAGTCATGGTGGGACAAATCAAGCCAAATATTGTATGAAGTGGTGCGTGAAAATCCCTCAGACATGGAAAGAGGTTGTGGGTCACTGGGCCTGTGCTATTGTTGGTTTCACAGATAGTAGAACGCTGGTATTTATACGGGCAATAATTGCAACAGCACAATATATCTCCAGACTCCAGGTTCTAAAGGACTCccaccctgctgtgtgtgtgtgggttgttgAACATGTTCACTGTCTTGTTTTCCTGCTTTCTCTGTGATCCCTGAGGATTGCGTCATGCGGTAATCCGACAGTTATCTGTGTCAGGTGGACTTGGGGAATATTATATGTGTGCAGGAATGCTGGGATAAGGAGAGATTAGTGGGGTAATGTGGCACTAAGCTATGTGCTGCTGCTAGCTGTGTGCTGCTGCTAGCTGTGTGCTGCTGCCAGCTATGTGCTGCTGCTAGCTATGTGCTGCTGCTAGCTGTGTGCTACTGCCAGCTGTGTGCTGCTGCCAGCTATGTGCTGCTGCTAGCTGTGTGCTGCTGCTAGCTGTGTGCTGCTGCTAGCTATGTGCTGCTGCTAGCTATGTGCTACTGCCAGCTTTGTGCTGATGCTAGCTGTGTGCTGCTGTCAGCTACAGTATGTGCTGCTGCTAGCTATCTGCTGCAGCCACCGGTGTGCTGCTGCTGCCAGCTACAGTATGTGCTGCTGCTAGCTATGTGCTGCTTCCAGCTGTGTGCCGCTGCATGGAGTCCTGACTCCTTCTCAGCTCCCAGTCAGTCTGCAGGgctggaggagcatggtaaaacacaacagggctggaggagcatggtaaaacactgcagggctggaggagcatggtaaaacactgcagctggaggagcatggtaaaacactgcagctggaggagcatggtaaaacactgcagctggaggagcatggtaaaacacaacagggctggaggagcatggtaaaacactgcagctggaggagcatggtaaaacactgcagctggaggagtatggtaaaacactgcagctggaggagcatggtaaaacactgcagctggaggagcatggtaaaacactgcagctggaggagcatggtaaaacactgcagctggaggagcatggtaaaacactgcagggctggaggagcatggtaaaacactgcagctggaggagcatggtaaaacactgcagctggaggagcatggtaaaacactgcagctggaggagcatggtaaaacactgcagctggaggagcatggtaaaacacTGCAGGGCTAgaggagcatggtaaaacacaacagggctggaggagcatggtaaaacacaaCAGGGCTGGAGGAGCATGCTAAAACACAACAGGGCTGGAGGAACATGGTAAAACACTGCAgctggaggagcatggtaaaacactgtagctggaggagcatggtaaaacactgcagctggaggagcatggtaaaacactgcagctggaggagcatggtaaaacactgtagctggaggagcatggtaaaacactgcagctggaggagcatggtaaaacactgcagggctggaggagcatggtaaaacactgcagctggaggagcatggtaaaacactgcagctggaggagcatggtaaaacactgcagctggaggagcatggtaaaacacaacagggctggaggagcatggtaaaacacaacagggctggaggagcatggtaaaacagggctggaggagcatggtaaaacactgcagctggaggagcatggtaaaacacaacagggctggaggagcatggtaaaacacaacagggctggaggagcatggtaaaacacaacagggctggaggagcatggtaaaacactgcagggctggaggagcatggtaaaacactgtagctggaggagcatggtaaaacacaacagggctggaggagcatggtaaaacacaacagggctggaggagcatggtaaaacactgcagctggatgagcatggtaaaacactgcaaggctggaggagcatggtaaaacacTGCAGGGCTGGAGGAGTATGGCAAAACACTGCAgctggaggagcatggtaaaacactgcagctggaggagcatggtaaaacactgcagctggaggagcatggtaaaacgctgcagggctggaggagcatggtaaaacacaacagggctggaggagcatggtaaaacactgcagctggaggagcatggtaaaacactgcagggctggaggagcatggtaaaacactgcagctggaggagcatggtaaaacactgcagctggaggagcatggtaaaacactgcagctggaggagcatggtaaaacactgcagggctggaggagcatggtaaaacacaacagggctggaggagcatggtaaaacactgcagggttggaggagcatggtaaaacactgcagggctggaggagcatggtaaaacactgcagctggaggagcatggtaaaacactgcagggctggaggagcatggtaaaacactgcagctggaggagcatggtaaaacacaacagggctggaggagcatggtaaaacactgcagctggaggagcatggtaaaacactgcagctggaggagcatggtaaaacactgcagctggaggagcatggtaaaacacaaCAGGGCTGGAGGAGCATGCTAAAACACAACAGGgctggaggagcatggtaaaacactgcagctggatgagcatggtaaaacactgcagctggaggagcatggtaaaacactgcagctggaggagcatggtaaaacactgcagctggaggagcatggtaaaacactgcagctggaggagcatggtaaaacactgcagctggaggagcatggtaaaacacaacagggctggaggagcatggtaaaacacaacagggctggaggagcatggtaaaacactgcagctggaggagcatggtaaaacactgcagggctggaggagcatggtaaaacagggctggaggagcatggtaaaacacaaCAGGGCTGGAGGAGCTTGGTAAAACACAACAGGgctggaggagcatggtaaaacactgcagctggaggagcatggtaaaacactgcagctggaggagcatggtaaaacacaaCAGGGCTGGAGGAGCATGCTAAAACACAACAGGgctggaggagcatggtaaaacactgcagctggatgagcatggtaaaacactgcagctggaggagcatggtaaaacactgcagctggaggagcatggtaaaacactacagctggaggagcatggtaaaacacTGCAGCTGGAGGAGCATGCTAAAACACAACAGGgctggaggagcatggtaaaacactgcagctggaggagcatggtaaaacactgcagctggaggagcatggtaaaacactgcagctggaggagcatggtaaaacactgcagctggaggagcatggtaaaacactgcagctggaggagcatggtaaaacagggctggaggagcatggtaaaacactgcagctggaggagcatggtaaaacacaacagggctggaggagcatggtaaaacacaacagggctggaggagcatggtaaaacactgcagctggaggagcatggtaaaacactgcagggctggaggagcatggtaaaacagggctggaggagcatggtaaaacacaaCAGGGCTGGAGGAGCTTGGTAAAACACAACAGGgctgga is a window from the Oncorhynchus mykiss isolate Arlee chromosome 24, USDA_OmykA_1.1, whole genome shotgun sequence genome containing:
- the LOC110503785 gene encoding schwannomin-interacting protein 1 isoform X3, which codes for MTDYREDGMDLGSDASSRSSSESNSNKVTPCSPSLDLACLEDYKSSPSLELATLEGDYKSSPSLDLATLEDEDYEEDEDYQEYKKKVIEEWKSEYGDDYSSQQAPGQEEGGVVVGAPGGGFRKPVNSRSLAEEFQDVKPPPLPAHSGHTATFAAAVPEELKQNGNLILPHSPTRPVPRGTGATKPSHRRSSRVRGGVGGGGVGGGGGIGGRMGGYREEEIVEEESLPTMDWAALERHLAGLQSREQENQNLNHNHSLGKTAYTSAQKNERESIRQKLALGSFFDDGPGIYTSCSKSGKPSLSSRLQSGMNLQICFVNDSGSDKDSDADDSKTETSLDTPLSPMSKQSSSYSDRDTTEEDSESLEDMDFLSRQKKLQAEAKLALAMAKPMAKMQVEVEKQNRKKSPVADLLPHMPHINECLMKRSLKTTDLRDMTLGQLQVIVNDLHSQIESLNEELVQLLLIRDELHMEQDAMLVDIEDLTRHAESQQKHMAEKTPSK
- the LOC110503785 gene encoding schwannomin-interacting protein 1 isoform X2; translated protein: MVTQMGPRERLANAKDYREDGMDLGSDASSRSSSESNSNKVTPCSPSLDLACLEDYKSSPSLELATLEGDYKSSPSLDLATLEDEDYEEDEDYQEYKKKVIEEWKSEYGDDYSSQQAPGQEEGGVVVGAPGGGFRKPVNSRSLAEEFQDVKPPPLPAHSGHTATFAAAVPEELKQNGNLILPHSPTRPVPRGTGATKPSHRRSSRVRGGVGGGGVGGGGGIGGRMGGYREEEIVEEESLPTMDWAALERHLAGLQSREQENQNLNHNHSLGKTAYTSAQKNERESIRQKLALGSFFDDGPGIYTSCSKSGKPSLSSRLQSGMNLQICFVNDSGSDKDSDADDSKTETSLDTPLSPMSKQSSSYSDRDTTEEDSESLEDMDFLSRQKKLQAEAKLALAMAKPMAKMQVEVEKQNRKKSPVADLLPHMPHINECLMKRSLKTTDLRDMTLGQLQVIVNDLHSQIESLNEELVQLLLIRDELHMEQDAMLVDIEDLTRHAESQQKHMAEKTPSK